The segment CCCTCGTCGACGGTCGCGGCGAGTTTCTCGAGGAGATCGAAGAACTGCCGCTCTTGAGGGATGATCCACTCCTTCAAACCCACCGCATCACCTCGTGGCCCGTGGCGGCGTACGGTCGAGTTCCTCATTAAGATATTGCCGCGAGGCCGGCGCCGTCGCCGGGTCTCACGATTCGCCCATGTTGACGCCTGACGCCTCGAGCTGCGCGAGCAGCTGCTTCCGCATCTTGCGATTGCCCGCGAAGCCTTTGATCGCCTTGCGGGACGTCTCGTAGTTCCGCAAGAGTTCCTTCACTTCCCGCGGCGAGACGCCGGCGCCTCGCGCGATCCGCTGCACGCGGGACGACTTCACCTTTTTCGGCTCCGTCATCTCCTCGTCCGTCATCGAGTCCATGATGATCTTGAACCGGTGTAGGCGGGCCTGCGTGGATTCCATGTCCGCTTCTTTCATCTTGCCCGCGACGCCGGGGATCAAGGAGGCGAGCTTGCGCATCGGGCCCATGTCCGTGAGCATCTCGATTTGCTCGTACATCTCGTGGAGGGTGAACTTGCCCGCCATGATCTTCTTCGTCAGCGCCTCGGCCTTTTGCGCGTCGATCGCTTCCTGCGCGTGCTCGAGGAGGGTCTCGAGGTCCCCCATGCCGAGGAGCCGCGAGATGAACCGAGGCGGCTCGAACTTCTCGAGGTCGTCGATTTTCTCCCCGACCCCGATGAAGACGATCGGGGCCTTCACCTCCGCGACCGCGGAGAGCGCACCGCCGCCTCTCGCGGTCCCATCGAGCTTGGTCACGATGACGCCGGTGATCGCGACGGCGTCGTGGAACGCCTTCGCCTGCGGCCCGGCCTGCTGCCCGACGGTCGCATCGAGGACGAGGAGCCTCTCGTCGGCTTGGACGGCCTTGCCCACGGACTCGATCTCCTTGATCAAATCCGGTTCGAGCGCGTGCCGACCGGACGAGTCGACGACGATCACGTCGATCGCCTCGAGCGCCTTGACGCCCGCCTTGGCGATCTTGACCGCATCTTTCGCGGCCGGATCGCCGTAGAAGCCCGCGTTGATCTGGGCGGCGAGCTGCTTGAGCTGGTCGTACGCGGCCGGTCGGTGAACGTCCGCCGCGACGAGGCCGACGGACAGCCCCTTCTTCTGGAAGTACTTCGCGAGCTTCCCCGCGGTGGTCGTCTTGCCTTGGCCGTACAGCCCGACGAGCAGGATCCGCTGCTTCTGCAGCGGCACGTCCCGGCTCGTCCCGAGGATCTTGACGAGTTCCTCGTAGATAATCCGGACGACGTGCTCGCGGGGGCTCATGCCCGGAGGCGGCTTCTCTTCCAGCGCACGCCGATGGAGCTCCCTCGTGACCGAGAGGGAGAGCTGGACGTTCACGTCCGCCTGGATGAGCGATCGCTGGATGTCGCGGACGATCTCCTTGATCAGGGACTCGTCGATGTAGCTCGCGCCCGCGATCTTGCGGAGTGCGGCCCGGAGGGAGTCGCCGAGCTTCTCGAGGACCATCGCCGCATGCCAAGGAGGCCTCGGGACTTAAGGTTGACCGAGCGGCTTCGCGGGATTCCACCGAAAGCTATCAATTCGATGCACGCGGTCAGCCCTCCGGGAGACGTCCGGACC is part of the Thermoplasmata archaeon genome and harbors:
- a CDS encoding signal recognition particle protein Srp54 → MVLEKLGDSLRAALRKIAGASYIDESLIKEIVRDIQRSLIQADVNVQLSLSVTRELHRRALEEKPPPGMSPREHVVRIIYEELVKILGTSRDVPLQKQRILLVGLYGQGKTTTAGKLAKYFQKKGLSVGLVAADVHRPAAYDQLKQLAAQINAGFYGDPAAKDAVKIAKAGVKALEAIDVIVVDSSGRHALEPDLIKEIESVGKAVQADERLLVLDATVGQQAGPQAKAFHDAVAITGVIVTKLDGTARGGGALSAVAEVKAPIVFIGVGEKIDDLEKFEPPRFISRLLGMGDLETLLEHAQEAIDAQKAEALTKKIMAGKFTLHEMYEQIEMLTDMGPMRKLASLIPGVAGKMKEADMESTQARLHRFKIIMDSMTDEEMTEPKKVKSSRVQRIARGAGVSPREVKELLRNYETSRKAIKGFAGNRKMRKQLLAQLEASGVNMGES